Proteins from a single region of Ananas comosus cultivar F153 linkage group 3, ASM154086v1, whole genome shotgun sequence:
- the LOC109707841 gene encoding tobamovirus multiplication protein 3-like, producing the protein MASSVPHAVWQDRIFHVLAGFYGFIGDVALIQLVRIERRVPEYEWTTQKVFHLLNFLILQHVLLDLPGLAFFTTYALLVLFWAETYYQARAISTDGLRPCCYAINGVVYAIQVVIWLLLWWKPIRAVVILSKIFFAGVSLFAALGFLFHGGRLFIMLQRFPVESKGRRKKLLEVGYVTGICFSCFLVRCIMMCFNAFDKVANLAVLNHPILNFFYYLLVEILPSALVLFILRKLPPKSGITQYHPIH; encoded by the exons ATGGCATCGTCGGTGCCGCAT GCCGTGTGGCAAGATCGCATCTTTCACGTCCTCGCGGGGTTCTACGGCTTCATCGGGGACGTCGCTCTC ATCCAACTAGTCAGGATCGAACGCAGAGTTCCCGAATATGAGTGGACGACGCAAAAGGTCTTCCACTTATTGAATTTCTTG ATTCTTCAACATGTTCTTCTTGATTTGCCTGGTCTTGCGTTCTTCACGACCTACGCTCTTTTGGTGCTCTTCTGGGCTGAAACATATTATCAG GCACGCGCGATATCCACTGATGGGCTTAGGCCATGTTGCTATGCTATTAATGGAGTGGTTTATGCCATACAG GTGGTTATATGGTTGCTTCTATGGTGGAAGCCCATTCGAGCTGTGGTAATATTGTCGAAGATATTCTTTGCAG GGGTCTCATTGTTTGCGGCCCTTGGATTTCTTTTTCATGGAGGGAG GCTTTTCATCATGTTGCAACGTTTTCCTGTGGAATCTAAAGGGAGGCGCAAAAAGTTGCTAGAG GTCGGTTATGTTACAGGAATATGTTTCTCCTGTTTCTTGGTGAGATGCATTATG ATGTGCTTTAATGCATTTGATAAAGTGGCAAATCTTGCTGTTTTGAACCATCCGATTCTAAACTTTTTCTACTACTTG CTGGTTGAGATTCTGCCTTCAGCTCTAGTCCTTTTCATCTTAAGGAAGCTACCTCCCAAGAGCGGAATCACGCAATATCACCCAATCCATTGA
- the LOC109708057 gene encoding heavy metal-associated isoprenylated plant protein 45-like — MFRFLGQRPSSLSDAISIVELNVHMDCDGCQKRIRKAIAKLDGVATVDIDMDKQKVTVTGYVDQREVLKAVRRTGRKAEFWPCPYDAEYYPFALQYLEDSTYSSTHNYYQHGYNNMVHGYFPDPAYTMIVDDQTAALFNDENVHSCMIM; from the exons ATGTTTCGCTTCTTGGGGCAGAGGCCTAGTTCCCTATCCGATGCAATCTCC ATCGTCGAGCTTAATGTTCACATGGACTGCGATGGGTGCCAGAAGAGAATACGAAAGGCGATCGCGAAACTAGATG GTGTTGCTACCGTGGACATCGACATGGATAAGCAAAAGGTGACGGTCACAGGTTACGTCGATCAACGCGAGGTCCTAAAGGCGGTGAGACGCACCGGGAGGAAAGCAGAGTTCTGGCCATGCCCTTATGACGCAGAATACTACCCATTTGCACTGCAATATCTAGAGGACTCGACGTACTCGTCGACACACAACTATTACCAGCACGGCTATAATAACATGGTACATGGATATTTCCCCGATCCGGCGTACACCATGATAGTCGATGATCAAACCGCTGCGCTATTTAACGACGAGAACGTTCATTCGTGTATGATCATGTAA